A single window of Aspergillus flavus chromosome 4, complete sequence DNA harbors:
- a CDS encoding S-adenosylmethionine decarboxylase proenzyme (unnamed protein product) yields the protein MVYIGIPKNYTQSPSSFMATPSLTINHEVTQDLDSTNAFEGPEKLLEVWFAPSANELGSSQPTGLKAVPEEVWKDMLDLVNCQVLSIVSSEDVDAYLLSESSMFVWPHKLILKTCGTTTLLSGLPRILEIAALFAGFPKSAAPSGGVGIAAAPYRVFYSRKNFLFPDRQRGPHRSWRDEVRTMDRLFLNGSAYMIGKMNGEHWYLYLTEPNTLLTPPASPKGDEEVTETKFLQIPEGGLPQGDDANDETLEVLMTDLDEENAKQFYLENATAVAEKRYRNFDKDNSDHVDVFSNNSDMDLEDTDGTRILPPELTTEGHALGTVVSESCGLSDVYSKEKFPDSRIDAYLFTPCGFSANGVIPTPDPKANTHYFTVHVTPEPHCSYASFETNVPHSQNGQTTAGIVKQVVNIFKPGRFTVTLFENKPSDAELSGIGEAKYIERQAARRKSQVEHIEGYRRVDRIVHDLDGYDLVFRYYERLDWKGGAPRLGEERI from the exons ATGGTTTACATCGGGATCCCCAAGAACTATACGCAGTCGCCATCTTCGTTTATGGCGACCCCCTCTCTTACCATCAACCATGAGGTGACGCAGGATCTTGATTCTACCAACGCCTTCGAAG GACCCGAGAAGCTTCTGGAGGTCTGGTTTGCCCCGTCCGCCAATGAATTGGGCTCGTCTCAACCTACCGGCCTAAAGGCTGTGCCGGAGGAGGTCTGGAAGGACATGCTGGATCTCGTCAATTGCCAGGTGCTTTCCATTGTCTCGTCCGAGGACGTGGATGCCTACCTTCTGTCAGAGTCCAGCATGTTCGTCTGGCCTCACAAGCTTATTCTGAAGACATGTGGCACCACCACCTTGCTCTCGGGGCTGCCCCGCATTCTCGAGATTGCTGCTCTGTTCGCCGGTTTTCCTAAGTCCGCGGCTCCTTCCGGTGGGGTTGGCATTGCAGCTGCCCCGTACCGTGTGTTCTACAGCCGTAAGAACTTCCTGTTCCCGGACCGCCAGCGCGGTCCCCACCGCAGCTGGAGGGACGAAGTGCGAACTATGGACAGGCTCTTCTTGAACGGCAGCGCCTACATGATTGGCAAGATGAACGGCGAGCATTGGTACCTCTACCTGACCGAACCCAACACCTTACTCACGCCTCCGGCCAGCCCTaagggtgatgaggaggtcACGGAGACCAAGTTCCTTCAGATTCCGGAAGGTGGTTTGCCGCAGGGAGATGATGCCAATGATGAGACGCTTGAGGTGCTGATGACCGACTTGGATGAAGAGAATGCCAAGCAGTTCTATCTGGAAAATGCCACCGCTGTTGCTGAGAAGCGCTACCGCAACTTCGACAAGGATAACAGCGACCATGTCGACGTGTTCAGTAACAACTCAGACATGGATTTGGAGGACACGGATGGTACCCGCATTCTGCCACCGGAACTGACTACGGAGGGTCACGCCTTGGGAACTGTTGTTTCCGAGTCTTGTGGTCTTTCGGATGTCTATTCCAAGGAAAAGTTCCCCGATTCGCGCATTGATGCCTACCTGTTTACTCCCTGCGGCTTTTCTGCTAACGGCGTCATCCCGACTCCGGACCCGAAGGCCAACACCCACTACTTCACGGTGCATGTGACGCCCGAGCCTCACTGCTCCTATGCGTCCTTTGAGACCAATGTGCCGCATTCGCAGAACGGCCAGACCACTGCGGGCATTGTGAAGCAGGTGGTGAACATCTTCAAGCCGGGTCGCTTCACCGTGACTCTGTTTGAGAACAAGCCCAGTGATGCCGAGCTCAGCGGCATCGGCGAGGCCAAGTACATCGAACGGCAGGCGGCCCGTCGGAAGTCTCAGGTGGAGCACATCGAAGGATATCGTCGTGTGGATCGCATCGTTCACGATTTGGATGGTTATGATCTTGTCTTCCGCTACTATGAGCGGCTTGACTGGAAAGGGGGGGCTCCTCGGCTCGGAGAAGAGCGCATCTAA
- a CDS encoding phosphatidylinositol transfer protein sfh5 (CRAL/TRIO domain protein) — MADQQEKTASSAVPETQPPSQTAETTTQTTATPAPEVQTEQTQPTESGPSAANTTTEQPTNPPAAEASKENAAPAPAPAAEDAPSEPAPAQEQQKEEKPADNKPEYLAKNPALSQLFDRLPTVLSNSGHDEMWGVPLRDSSDVPTVNVLIKFLRANEGNVKLAEDQLTKALQWRKQTRPTALVEGRYSAKKFGGLGYLSTYKDADGKETVITWNIYGGVKDLGTTFGNVDEFINWRVALMELAVKDLKMDQATSVIDYEGEDPYQMIQVHDYLNVSFLRMNPSVKAATKKTIDVFATAYPELLREKFFVNVPSIMGWMFAAIKVFLSKNTTRKFHPISNGANLAREFPPAVKEQFPKVYGGSAPDLHEGARTVALEEDNEPAPAPAAPAEPTEEAKPEQEAPKQEPAPEAPKEEAIKEALVEAPKEEPKQPAVEEPAKTDTAVTTQETVAPAEAK; from the exons ATGGCTGATCAGCAGGAGAAGActgcttcttcggctgtCCCCGAAACCCAGCCTCCTAGCCAGACTGCCGAGACCACAACCCAAACAACCGCAACCCCAGCTCCAGAGGTCCAAACAGAACAGACGCAACCCACGGAGTCTGGTCCGAGCGCCGCCAACACTACAACTGAGCAACCCACCAACCCACCTGCCGCAGAAGCTTCGAAGGAAAACGCAGCTCCGGCTCCGGCCCCTGCAGCGGAAGATGCGCCATCGGAACCTGCGCCCGCACAGGAGCagcagaaagaggagaaaccTGCAGACAATAAGCCTGAGTATCTGGCCAAGAACCCTGCTTTGAGTCAGCTGTTCGATCGTCTGCCTACTGTGCTCTCCAACAGTGGTCATGATGAAATGTGGGGTGTCCCCCTCAGGGATTCCAGCGATGTTCCGACGGTCAACGTTCTGATCAAATTTCTTCGTGCTAACGAGGGAAATGTAAAGCTGGCCGAGGACCAGCTGACCAAGGCGTTGCAGTGGCGCAAGCAGACACGTCCCACCGCGTTGGTTGAGGGTCGATACAGCGCCAAGAAGTTTGGCGGATTGGGATACTTGAGCACGTACAAGGACGCCGACGGCAAGGAAACCGTTATCACCTGGAATATTTATGGAGGTGTCAAGGATCTTGGTACTACGTTTGGAAATGTGGATGA GTTCATCAACTGGCGTGTTGCACTCATGGAACTTGCCGTCAAAGACTTAAAGATGGACCAAGCTACGTCGGTTATCGACTACGAAGGCGAGGATCCTTATCAGATGATCCAGGTTCATGACTATCTGAACGTCAGCTTCCTACGCATGAACCCCAGCGTCAAGGCCGCTACTAAGAAGACCATTGACGTGTTCGCCACCGCCTATCCAGAGCTGCTTCGGGAGAAGTTCTTCGTCAATGTCCCCTCTATCATGGGTTGGATGTTCGCGGCGATCAAGGTCTTCCTGAGCAAGAACACCACCCGCAAGTTCCACCCTATCTCCAACGGCGCCAATCTGGCAAGGGAGTTCCCACCTGCCGTCAAGGAACAGTTCCCCAAGGTCTACGGTGGAAGCGCTCCTGATCTTCATGAGGGCGCTCGTACGGTCGCCCTTGAGGAGGACAACGAGCCAGCTCCCGCCCCCGCTGCCCCCGCGGAACCTACCGAGGAGGCCAAACCGGAGCAAGAAGCACCCAAGCAGGAACCGGCCCCGGAGGCCCCAAAGGAGGAAGCAATCAAGGAAGCCCTGGTGGAGGCTCCGAAGGAGGAACCCAAGCAGCCAGCTGTCGAAGAGCCGGCCAAGACTGACACGGCCGTTACGACTCAGGAGACAGTGGCTCCCGCTGAAGCCAAATAG
- a CDS encoding uncharacterized protein (expressed protein) — protein sequence MPHWIFSIIMSHLIEGVGCSEPCRRILRVCTSATFGYILTCFDLNFRLSAFLTDVTFRLTQPALFTAHRLGV from the coding sequence atgcCTCATTGgatttttagtattataatgAGTCATTTAATTGAAGGGGTTGGGTGCAGTGAACCTTGCAGGCGCATACTCAGAGTATGCACGTCCGCCACTTTTGGATACATTTTGACTTGCTTCGATCTGAATTTTCGACTCTCCGCGTTCCTGACCGACGTCACTTTCCGGCTGACTCAGCCCGCCCTGTTCACCGCCCACCGTTTGGGAGTCTAA
- a CDS encoding transcription initiation factor TFIID complex subunit (transcription initiation factor TFIID, subunit TAF6), which yields MSVWNPDNIRDVAESVGIVNLNNDVTENLARDVEYRIAQVLEEALKFMRHSRRTLLTTQDIAQALRVLDVEPLYGYESTRPLRFGEASLGPGQPLFYVEDEEVDFEKLINAPLPKVPREISFTAHWLAVEGVQPSIPQNPTSADSRNLELMSKGPNANSTLAAMSGSGNVAVKPLVKHVLSKELQLYFEKVCNAFLDESSEEYRTSAYSSLREDPGLHQLVPYFVQFISEKVTHGLKDIFVLTQVMRMAEALVQNKSLYVDPYVASLVPPILTSLIGRQLGGNADLSEQFALRELAASLLGLIAKKYSHSSHTLKPRLARSCLKTFLDPSKPFGAHYGAIIGLQAVGGAEAVRVLILPNLPTYGALLKDGMAEENPRRPEAEKVLTVLFGVLGTLREGRTALANGHNGVVTEDLRGRLNGKVGEFLAAKISEAGEVDMVHAILEV from the exons ATGTCCGTGTGGAATCCCGATAATATCCGCGACGTGGCCGAGTCCGTCGGCATCGTCAACCTCAACAACGATGTAACCGAGAACCTCGCCCGCGACGTTGAATATCGTATCGCTCAGGTGCTTGAAGAAGCCCTCAAGTTCATGCGCCACAGCCGGCGCACTCTCCTCACTACACAGGACATAGCGCAGGCTCTGCGCGTGCTTGATGTGGAGCCGCTATATGGATATGAGTCTACAAGGCCGCTGCGGTTCGGGGAGGCGTCGTTGGGACCAGGGCAACCGTTATTCtatgtggaggatgaggaggtggatTTTGAGAAGCTGATTAATGCACCGTTGCCGAAGGTGCCCAGAGAGATCTCTTTCACTG CACACTGGTTGGCCGTAGAGGGTGTACAGCCATCGATCCCTCAGAATCCTACCTCAGCGGACTCGAGAAACCTTGAATTGATGTCCAAGGGTCCCAATGCAAACTCTACACTGGCGGCAATGAGTGGCAGTGGGAATGTTGCCGTGAAGCCCTTGGTCAAGCATGTGCTATCCAAGGAACTACAATTATACTTCGAAAAGGTCTGCAACGCCTTCTTGGATGAGTCTAGTGAGGAGTACAGAACGTCGGCCTATTCGAGCTTGAGGGAAGACCCAGGACTTCACCAACTAGTGCCGTATTTTGTACAATTTATCTCCGAAAAAGTCACGCATGGCCTGAAAGACATCTTCGTCCTGACCCAAGTGATGCGCATGGCGGAGGCTCTGGTGCAGAATAAATCACTCTACGTAGATCCTTAT GTTGCATCTCTGGTTCCTCCCATCCTAACCAGTCTAATTGGTCGACAGCTTGGAGGCAATGCGGACCTATCCGAACAGTTTGCCCTCCGTGAGCTGGCCGCATCTCTTCTGGGTCTCATTGCCAAAAAGTACTCACACTCCTCCCACACGCTCAAGCCCCGGTTAGCTCGGTCGTGCCTGAAAACGTTCCTGGACCCGTCGAAGCCGTTCGGGGCGCACTATGGAGCCATTATTGGTCTCCAGGCTGTTGGGGGAGCGGAGGCCGTGCGGGTCCTGATCCTGCCTAACTTACCAACCTACGGAGCCCTACTGAAAGACGGTATGGCGGAAGAGAATCCGCGACGGCCCGAAGCAGAGAAAGTGCTCACTGTGTTATTTGGGGTCCTCGGCACTTTGCGTGAGGGACGCACGGCACTTGCCAATGGGCATAATGGCGTCGTCACGGAGGATTTACGTGGGCGCCTGAATGGTAAAGTGGGAGAATTTCTCGCAGCCAAGATCAGCGAAGCGGGGGAGGTTGATATGGTGCATGCGATCCTGGAAGTGTAG